One Antiquaquibacter oligotrophicus genomic region harbors:
- a CDS encoding ArsR/SmtB family transcription factor, whose translation MVEIFHALADGTRRAILDELAERDEQTLFEICTRLAMKHGLNSTRQAISQHLDVLEKAGLVHAEKRGRYKFHTLDTTPLAQIAQRWPPKETP comes from the coding sequence GTGGTCGAAATCTTCCATGCGCTCGCCGACGGCACCCGTCGCGCGATCCTCGACGAACTCGCCGAACGCGACGAGCAGACACTCTTCGAGATCTGCACGCGGCTCGCGATGAAGCACGGCCTCAACTCAACCCGCCAAGCAATCTCGCAGCACCTCGACGTGCTCGAGAAGGCCGGGCTCGTCCATGCCGAGAAGCGGGGACGCTACAAGTTCCACACCCTCGACACCACACCGCTCGCGCAGATCGCGCAGCGCTGGCCACCCAAGGAGACCCCGTGA
- a CDS encoding VOC family protein: MKITAMTIFVDDQQKALDFYTNVLGFVPIANVPLGEHSWITVASPEAPDATQISLEPKDHPAVTPFTDALVGDGIPWTSFGVDDVQTEYERLVERGVVFTQPPTNAGPVTIAVFDDTVGNLIQIAGMNA, translated from the coding sequence GTGAAGATCACCGCCATGACCATCTTCGTCGACGACCAGCAGAAGGCCCTCGACTTCTACACGAACGTGCTCGGCTTTGTGCCCATCGCCAACGTGCCACTCGGCGAGCACTCGTGGATCACCGTGGCCTCCCCCGAGGCGCCGGATGCCACGCAGATCTCCCTCGAGCCCAAAGACCACCCCGCCGTGACCCCCTTCACCGACGCTCTCGTGGGTGACGGAATCCCGTGGACCTCGTTCGGCGTCGACGACGTGCAAACAGAATACGAGCGCCTCGTCGAGCGGGGCGTCGTCTTCACGCAGCCGCCCACAAACGCCGGGCCCGTGACCATCGCCGTATTCGATGACACCGTGGGCAACCTCATCCAGATCGCCGGGATGAACGCCTAA
- a CDS encoding cell wall-binding repeat-containing protein yields MRSSRSVLRRIAPAAVLALALTAVGTVPAAHAADPVTVDLLSINDFHGRLEASSPIAGAAVLAGMVDSYRAANPNTLFVGAGDLIGASTFTSFIQQDEPTIEALNVMGLDTSSFGNHEFDHGVDDVVNRIEPLTDWDYLAANLYQKGTSTPAFPEYFVQDFGGVSVGFVGAVTEELPSLVSPAGIASIDVGPVVPAVNRVADQLSDGNPANGEADVVILLVHEGAATTNIASATDDSPFGRIVTGANANVDAIISGHTHLAYNHTVPIPGTDKTRPVISSGQYGEKFAHSAIQIDPDSGEIVSFTTEIKNLFGAYAPNAEVAQIVADAVAVARERGSVKLGDITADLNRGVQSGGAENRGAESTLGNFVADVQLWATEDSGSQIAFMNPGGLRADLKYAINPTTPGDGTGVVTYSEGAAVQSFANTLVTKDMTGNQIKLVLEQQWQPSGAARPFLKLGISEGLTYTYDATAAAGSRITQVWLDGTPLDPTATYRVTMNSFLASGGDNFGAFAQGTNPADSGKVDLQSMVEYFEEFPVVSPDYTQRAVGVKLPTPDGDGFGVGDEVTLSLSSLLFSQDGPRTGTVNVSSEGTLLGSATIDPSIVDTTDEVGRASVTITVPLTTQSTLPLTITVPSTGTTTTVDLPVIPAEPERIGGANRYEVGVNISQASYPETAPVVYVANGENYPDALSAGPAAAFEGGPLLLVRPNEAPDAVLAEIERLQPSKIVVVGGTLSVTEGTFNDLKELADETVRITGANRYEVSRNIAEYAFGGEDVPVAYVATGEKFPDALSAGGAAGVQNAPVLLVRGSATDLDAATEDLLDSLGTTETRVLGGEASVSAGVFTDLAAITDATRFGGANRYEAARAINSDAFESADQAFLATGLNFPDALAGSAWAATSGSPLYVVPGNCITAGVLADLNTLGVSEVTLLGGEASLSPEVAELAVCQ; encoded by the coding sequence ATGCGATCCTCCCGTTCCGTTCTGAGGAGGATTGCCCCAGCGGCTGTCCTCGCTCTGGCCCTCACTGCGGTCGGCACCGTGCCGGCCGCACACGCCGCAGACCCCGTCACCGTTGACCTGCTGAGCATCAACGACTTCCACGGTCGGCTCGAAGCGTCCTCGCCCATCGCCGGCGCGGCAGTGCTCGCCGGAATGGTCGATTCCTACCGCGCGGCCAACCCGAACACTCTGTTCGTTGGCGCGGGCGACCTCATCGGCGCCTCGACCTTTACCTCGTTCATCCAGCAGGATGAGCCGACGATCGAAGCCCTCAACGTCATGGGCCTCGACACGAGCTCGTTCGGCAACCATGAGTTCGATCACGGTGTTGACGATGTCGTCAACCGCATTGAGCCGCTCACCGACTGGGATTACCTGGCGGCGAACCTGTACCAAAAGGGCACGAGCACTCCAGCATTCCCGGAGTACTTCGTGCAGGACTTCGGTGGCGTGAGTGTCGGCTTCGTCGGCGCGGTCACCGAAGAGCTGCCGAGTCTCGTCTCCCCGGCGGGCATTGCCTCGATCGATGTCGGGCCGGTGGTTCCGGCCGTGAACCGGGTGGCCGACCAGCTGAGCGACGGAAACCCGGCCAACGGCGAGGCAGATGTCGTCATCCTGCTCGTCCACGAGGGTGCGGCGACAACGAACATTGCGAGCGCGACGGATGACTCGCCCTTCGGTCGCATCGTCACCGGCGCCAACGCGAACGTCGACGCCATCATCTCCGGCCACACGCACCTCGCGTACAACCACACCGTTCCGATCCCGGGTACCGACAAGACGCGTCCCGTGATCTCGTCCGGTCAGTACGGCGAGAAGTTCGCTCACTCCGCCATCCAAATCGACCCGGACAGCGGTGAGATCGTGTCGTTCACGACCGAGATTAAGAACCTCTTCGGTGCGTATGCTCCGAACGCCGAGGTCGCCCAGATCGTGGCTGACGCTGTGGCCGTCGCGCGCGAGCGCGGCTCGGTCAAGCTCGGTGACATCACTGCCGATCTCAACCGCGGTGTGCAATCGGGAGGCGCTGAAAACCGCGGAGCCGAATCGACTCTCGGTAACTTCGTCGCCGACGTGCAATTGTGGGCAACGGAGGACTCCGGATCCCAGATCGCCTTCATGAATCCCGGCGGTTTGCGTGCCGACCTCAAGTACGCCATCAACCCGACCACCCCCGGTGACGGGACGGGTGTCGTGACGTACTCGGAGGGCGCCGCTGTTCAGTCGTTCGCCAACACGCTCGTCACGAAGGACATGACGGGTAACCAGATCAAGCTCGTGCTCGAGCAGCAGTGGCAGCCATCCGGCGCGGCGCGTCCCTTCCTCAAGCTCGGCATCTCGGAGGGGCTCACCTACACCTACGACGCCACCGCTGCCGCTGGCAGCCGCATCACGCAGGTCTGGCTCGACGGCACTCCCCTCGATCCGACCGCGACGTACCGCGTGACGATGAACTCGTTCCTCGCTTCCGGCGGAGACAACTTCGGGGCATTCGCGCAGGGCACCAACCCCGCCGACTCCGGCAAGGTCGATCTGCAGAGCATGGTCGAGTACTTCGAGGAGTTCCCCGTCGTCTCACCCGATTACACGCAGCGCGCCGTTGGCGTGAAGCTTCCGACGCCAGACGGTGACGGTTTTGGTGTGGGTGACGAGGTGACCCTCTCGCTGTCGTCGCTGCTGTTCTCGCAGGATGGTCCGCGCACCGGGACGGTCAACGTCAGCTCCGAGGGCACGCTGCTCGGCTCTGCGACGATCGACCCGTCGATCGTGGACACGACCGATGAGGTTGGCCGGGCATCCGTGACCATCACGGTTCCGCTCACGACGCAGAGCACTCTGCCGCTGACCATCACCGTGCCGTCCACCGGAACGACGACAACCGTCGATCTGCCGGTGATTCCGGCGGAGCCTGAGCGCATCGGTGGCGCCAACCGCTACGAGGTCGGCGTGAACATCTCGCAGGCCTCCTACCCGGAGACGGCTCCCGTCGTCTATGTCGCGAACGGCGAGAACTACCCTGACGCACTGTCGGCCGGTCCGGCGGCGGCGTTCGAGGGTGGCCCGCTGCTGCTCGTGCGGCCTAACGAGGCACCGGATGCCGTACTCGCCGAGATCGAGCGCCTCCAGCCGTCGAAGATCGTGGTCGTCGGTGGAACACTCTCGGTGACCGAGGGCACCTTCAACGACCTCAAGGAACTCGCAGATGAGACAGTGCGCATCACGGGCGCCAACCGCTACGAGGTGTCGCGCAACATCGCCGAGTACGCCTTCGGCGGCGAGGATGTGCCGGTCGCGTACGTCGCGACGGGTGAGAAGTTCCCGGATGCCCTCTCCGCCGGTGGCGCGGCCGGTGTGCAGAACGCACCCGTGCTGCTCGTGCGCGGTTCGGCAACGGACCTCGACGCGGCAACGGAGGACCTGCTCGACAGCCTCGGCACAACCGAGACCCGCGTGCTCGGTGGCGAGGCGTCGGTGAGCGCTGGTGTCTTCACCGATCTCGCGGCGATCACGGATGCGACCCGCTTCGGTGGTGCCAACCGCTACGAGGCGGCGCGCGCAATCAACAGCGACGCGTTCGAGTCGGCCGACCAGGCGTTCCTCGCGACGGGGCTCAACTTCCCCGACGCGCTCGCCGGTTCGGCGTGGGCTGCCACGAGCGGTTCGCCCCTCTACGTGGTGCCGGGTAACTGCATCACGGCGGGTGTGCTCGCCGACCTCAACACCTTGGGCGTCTCCGAGGTGACGCTGCTCGGCGGCGAGGCTTCGCTCTCGCCCGAGGTCGCGGAGTTGGCGGTCTGCCAGTAG
- a CDS encoding MFS transporter, whose protein sequence is MSSTTDDSGTPQTPAHEPPAGGLRTFYQVLVNTAIANITTSYLWFALTFWVYLETRSVLATGVIGGAYMLLVAVFSMVFGTIVDRHRKYAVMIFAGTVTLGAFAVAGALYLFFPESSLLNIGGPMFWIFTGVILFGAVVENMRNIALSTTVTLLVPVERHANANGLVGTVQGVAFMVTSVFSGLSVGLLGMGWTMLIAIALTAVALIHLFFLRIPEEQPHVPEKAPFIDLRGSITAVRAATGLFALIIFSTFNNFIGGVYMALMDPYGLELFPVELWGVVLGVTSTGFIIGGLVIAKFGLGRNPIRTMLLLVMLMGFLGATFTLREWWWLYALGIWVYMAIIPAVEAAEQTVIQKVVPFRTQGRVFGFAQAFESAAAPITAFLIAPIAEFIIIPFMGTDAGRQSFGWLLGDGEARGIALVFLVAGLVMVLAAIGAFFTKSYRRISAQYAGQTESVKPDEVPAPDQPADVAGLTDGPR, encoded by the coding sequence ATGAGCTCGACGACGGACGATTCCGGCACTCCCCAGACCCCCGCGCACGAACCGCCAGCCGGCGGTCTCCGCACGTTCTACCAAGTGCTCGTCAACACGGCGATCGCCAACATCACGACGAGCTACCTCTGGTTCGCCCTCACCTTCTGGGTGTACCTCGAGACCCGGTCCGTTCTCGCGACCGGCGTCATCGGCGGTGCCTACATGCTGCTCGTCGCCGTGTTCTCCATGGTGTTCGGCACGATCGTCGACCGTCACCGCAAGTACGCCGTCATGATCTTTGCCGGCACGGTCACCCTCGGGGCGTTCGCCGTTGCCGGCGCGCTTTACCTCTTCTTCCCGGAGAGCTCACTGCTGAACATCGGCGGACCGATGTTCTGGATATTCACGGGCGTCATCCTCTTTGGCGCGGTGGTCGAGAACATGCGCAACATCGCCCTCTCCACGACGGTCACGCTCCTCGTTCCCGTCGAGCGCCACGCCAACGCGAACGGTCTCGTCGGCACGGTCCAGGGTGTGGCGTTTATGGTCACGAGTGTCTTCAGTGGGCTTTCTGTCGGGCTCCTCGGCATGGGGTGGACGATGCTCATCGCCATCGCTCTCACCGCAGTGGCGCTCATCCATCTGTTTTTCCTCCGCATTCCCGAGGAACAACCGCACGTGCCAGAGAAGGCCCCATTCATCGACCTCCGGGGCAGCATCACGGCCGTCCGCGCTGCGACCGGACTCTTCGCGCTCATCATCTTCTCGACGTTCAACAACTTCATCGGTGGCGTCTACATGGCGCTCATGGACCCGTACGGGCTCGAGCTGTTCCCCGTCGAGCTGTGGGGTGTTGTGCTCGGCGTGACCTCAACGGGCTTCATCATCGGCGGACTGGTGATCGCCAAGTTCGGTCTCGGTCGCAATCCGATCCGAACCATGCTGCTGCTCGTCATGCTCATGGGATTCCTCGGCGCGACCTTCACCCTGCGCGAGTGGTGGTGGCTGTACGCGCTCGGAATCTGGGTCTACATGGCGATCATCCCCGCGGTCGAGGCGGCAGAGCAGACCGTCATTCAGAAGGTTGTGCCCTTCCGCACGCAGGGTCGAGTGTTCGGGTTCGCCCAGGCCTTCGAGTCGGCAGCAGCGCCGATCACCGCGTTCCTCATCGCGCCCATCGCCGAGTTCATCATCATCCCGTTTATGGGCACGGATGCCGGCCGCCAAAGTTTCGGTTGGCTGCTCGGTGACGGCGAAGCGCGTGGCATCGCGCTCGTGTTCCTCGTCGCGGGACTCGTCATGGTGCTTGCCGCGATCGGTGCATTCTTCACCAAGTCCTACCGCAGGATTTCGGCGCAGTACGCGGGCCAGACCGAGTCCGTGAAGCCCGACGAGGTGCCGGCACCGGACCAGCCAGCGGATGTCGCGGGTCTGACCGACGGGCCGCGCTAG
- a CDS encoding ion transporter, which yields MTTDQSRATARPGLFSDTEVTLPAYRIRWLARIMYGDPFEIVVIAVILANAVSLAILTFDDVNPTVVSIARAVDFFAIIFYSVELVLRIVSYGRKPWMFFRNPWNVFDFLVVILIPFLNNSTVIFRLVRLLRILRIFRFLPEARILMISMVKSVAPLANLAVLIGFLMFIYAMAGVYLFGAADPERWGNVGAAFLTLTVMLTLENFPDAFLSGLEVTPFALLYFLTYMFFIVFTVLNVLIGIVINAMDQAREEVAKNSAPGGEAAISPHEEELQALRTRLAEVEAGYKVSPDHLRRIREELDRLASS from the coding sequence ATGACCACCGATCAATCCCGGGCGACCGCGCGCCCCGGGCTGTTCAGCGACACCGAAGTCACCCTCCCCGCCTACCGAATTCGGTGGCTCGCCCGCATCATGTACGGCGACCCGTTCGAGATCGTTGTCATTGCGGTCATCCTCGCCAACGCGGTGTCTCTCGCGATCCTGACCTTCGATGACGTGAACCCCACCGTCGTGTCGATCGCTCGCGCCGTCGACTTCTTCGCGATCATCTTCTACTCGGTCGAACTTGTGCTGCGCATCGTGTCGTATGGGCGCAAACCGTGGATGTTCTTCCGCAACCCCTGGAACGTGTTCGACTTCCTCGTCGTCATCCTCATTCCGTTCCTCAACAACAGCACGGTCATCTTCCGGCTCGTGCGGTTGCTCCGCATTCTCCGCATCTTCCGCTTCCTGCCGGAGGCGCGCATCCTCATGATCTCGATGGTCAAGTCGGTTGCCCCGCTCGCGAACCTCGCCGTGCTCATCGGCTTCCTCATGTTCATCTATGCCATGGCGGGGGTGTACCTGTTCGGCGCGGCGGACCCCGAGCGGTGGGGCAACGTCGGAGCCGCATTTCTCACGCTGACGGTCATGCTCACCCTCGAGAATTTTCCGGATGCCTTCCTCAGCGGTCTCGAGGTCACGCCGTTTGCGCTCCTCTACTTCTTGACCTACATGTTCTTCATCGTGTTCACGGTGCTCAACGTGCTCATCGGCATCGTCATCAACGCGATGGACCAAGCGCGCGAGGAGGTTGCGAAGAATTCCGCTCCGGGGGGAGAGGCCGCGATCAGCCCCCATGAGGAGGAGCTCCAGGCACTGCGCACGCGCCTGGCCGAGGTCGAGGCCGGCTACAAGGTGTCGCCTGACCACTTGCGTCGAATCCGCGAGGAACTGGACCGTCTCGCCTCGAGCTGA
- a CDS encoding GntR family transcriptional regulator, giving the protein MPIPEGSATVGRSLLRDDVYRRLRDAIVDGTFAPGEQLKDGELAEWLGVSRTPIREALLRLGTNGLVVAIPGRSTTVSQLDSDAVRDARDVIGAMHALAVQEATPLMTASDIERMRVANGRFRKAVAANDINAALDADEEVHHVPVAVLGNKALESVIEHFDPLVRRSERVRFIDHGDASAQVHDELIDLIAEGRADEASTVAYNIWRSLDAEPDAGR; this is encoded by the coding sequence ATGCCGATCCCCGAAGGTTCCGCGACAGTAGGGCGCTCGCTCCTCCGCGACGACGTCTACCGCCGACTCCGCGATGCCATCGTCGACGGCACATTCGCGCCCGGCGAGCAGCTCAAAGATGGAGAACTGGCCGAATGGCTGGGCGTCAGCCGCACACCCATTCGCGAAGCGCTCCTTCGCCTCGGCACCAATGGACTCGTCGTCGCCATCCCGGGGCGATCCACAACGGTCAGCCAACTCGACTCCGACGCCGTGCGTGACGCACGCGACGTCATCGGCGCCATGCATGCGCTCGCGGTGCAGGAGGCAACGCCGTTGATGACGGCGAGCGACATCGAACGAATGCGGGTAGCCAACGGGCGCTTCCGAAAGGCGGTCGCTGCGAACGACATCAACGCCGCCCTCGACGCCGACGAGGAAGTCCACCACGTACCGGTTGCCGTGCTCGGCAACAAGGCTCTCGAGTCGGTCATCGAGCATTTTGACCCGCTCGTCCGGCGTTCCGAGCGCGTACGGTTCATCGATCACGGCGACGCATCGGCTCAGGTTCACGACGAGCTCATCGACCTCATCGCCGAAGGCAGGGCGGACGAGGCATCCACCGTGGCATACAACATCTGGCGCAGCCTCGACGCGGAGCCCGACGCAGGGCGGTGA
- a CDS encoding alpha/beta fold hydrolase — translation MSSITNVVLVHGAFADGSGWRGVYDNLTARGFRVSIVQNPLTSFADDVAATRRVLDRQDGPAILVGHSWGGTVVTEAGLHPNVAGLVYVSALIPDSGETSGQQYEGFAPTPEFVIDVAPDGFGFLNDAKFKIGFADDLSDADAAFLRDSQVPVNMSVFAEPVTEAAWHTKPSWAVIAEDDNAFDQAMLQHMATRAGAQITTVPASHALFVSQAETVANVIATAAENALVSA, via the coding sequence ATGAGCAGCATCACCAACGTCGTACTGGTCCATGGAGCATTCGCCGACGGCTCCGGATGGCGCGGGGTCTACGACAACCTCACCGCACGGGGATTCCGCGTCTCGATCGTGCAGAACCCGCTCACGTCGTTCGCTGACGACGTTGCGGCAACCCGGCGTGTGCTCGACCGTCAGGACGGCCCGGCGATCCTCGTCGGTCACTCGTGGGGCGGCACCGTGGTCACCGAGGCCGGCCTTCACCCGAACGTCGCGGGCCTCGTCTACGTCTCCGCGCTCATCCCCGATTCTGGCGAGACCAGCGGACAGCAGTACGAGGGGTTCGCCCCGACACCCGAGTTCGTCATCGACGTCGCACCCGACGGCTTCGGCTTCTTGAATGACGCCAAGTTCAAGATCGGTTTCGCCGACGACCTGAGCGACGCGGATGCCGCGTTCCTTCGCGACAGTCAGGTGCCGGTCAACATGAGTGTGTTCGCCGAGCCCGTGACCGAGGCGGCGTGGCACACGAAGCCGAGCTGGGCTGTGATCGCCGAGGACGATAACGCGTTCGACCAGGCCATGCTCCAGCACATGGCGACCCGCGCTGGGGCGCAGATCACGACGGTCCCCGCGAGCCACGCGCTGTTCGTCTCGCAGGCCGAGACCGTCGCGAACGTGATCGCGACCGCCGCCGAGAACGCGCTCGTCAGCGCCTGA
- a CDS encoding trimeric intracellular cation channel family protein, with protein sequence MLTETFQIPLWIELVAAGLGGVQGALFASHLRDRRIDVLGVIVIGIIVSLGGSLLRDIVLNQLPVVIWMNWYLVVAGASAVLGMLVAPLIERADWPITVLDAIVMGLFGAIAATKALSLGVGIVGSLVVGVIGAIGGGMLRDIVLSLPISFLHVGTLYAVAAGAGVGTLLLLVSLGVPVPIAGLVCVAVTTVVRILAVVFDWRFPEQRSALRSPA encoded by the coding sequence ATGCTCACCGAAACGTTCCAGATCCCACTCTGGATCGAACTGGTGGCTGCGGGCCTCGGTGGTGTTCAGGGTGCGCTCTTCGCCTCGCACCTCCGCGATCGGCGCATCGATGTGCTCGGTGTGATCGTGATCGGAATCATCGTGTCGTTGGGAGGCAGCCTCCTGCGCGACATCGTGCTCAATCAGCTTCCGGTCGTGATCTGGATGAACTGGTACCTGGTTGTGGCCGGGGCATCCGCCGTTCTCGGGATGCTCGTCGCCCCCCTTATCGAGCGAGCGGACTGGCCCATCACGGTGCTCGACGCCATCGTCATGGGTCTCTTCGGCGCGATCGCGGCGACCAAGGCACTGTCGCTGGGGGTGGGCATCGTGGGGTCGCTCGTTGTGGGAGTCATCGGGGCGATCGGCGGCGGGATGCTCCGCGACATTGTGTTGTCGCTCCCGATCTCGTTCCTGCACGTGGGCACCCTCTATGCGGTCGCCGCCGGCGCGGGCGTGGGAACACTGCTCCTGCTCGTCTCGCTAGGTGTGCCCGTGCCGATCGCGGGACTCGTGTGCGTTGCGGTAACCACCGTCGTGCGCATCCTGGCCGTCGTCTTCGACTGGCGCTTCCCCGAACAACGCTCCGCGCTGCGCAGCCCCGCCTGA
- a CDS encoding ATP-dependent zinc protease family protein, with protein sequence MSKTPHSNTLAGWREWVQLPEAGIPWIKAKLDTGARTSSLHAYKKKVFERDGVDWVRFTVRPWQESTEDEVVVECPVHDRRRVRSSSGHVQERLVVLMTVVLVGREVEAEVTLSNRDQMGFRMLIGREALRRGFVVASGRSFLGGRAPKATRRRNRGREV encoded by the coding sequence GTGAGTAAGACACCCCATTCAAACACCCTCGCGGGGTGGCGTGAATGGGTGCAGTTGCCGGAGGCGGGCATCCCGTGGATCAAGGCAAAACTCGACACCGGTGCGCGAACGTCATCACTGCACGCCTACAAAAAGAAGGTTTTCGAGCGGGACGGTGTCGACTGGGTTCGTTTCACGGTGAGACCGTGGCAGGAGTCCACTGAAGACGAGGTTGTCGTCGAGTGTCCCGTGCATGATCGGCGGCGGGTGAGGAGCTCCTCGGGTCACGTGCAGGAGCGGCTCGTTGTGCTCATGACCGTCGTGCTCGTGGGCCGTGAGGTCGAGGCCGAGGTGACGCTCAGCAATCGGGACCAGATGGGGTTTCGGATGCTCATCGGTCGCGAGGCGCTGAGGCGAGGGTTTGTCGTGGCATCCGGTCGCTCCTTTTTGGGCGGGCGCGCCCCCAAGGCAACCCGCCGCCGCAACCGCGGTCGCGAGGTCTGA
- a CDS encoding RimK family alpha-L-glutamate ligase, which translates to MKLAILSRAPRSYSTARLRAAAEQRGHVVRVLNTLRFAIDLSGPDPDLQYRGKPLSDYDAILPRIGNSITYFGTAVVRQFEQMDVYTPNTANGISNARDKLRATQILSRHNIAMPATAFVRNRADVRPAIEQVGGAPVVIKLLEGTQGIGVILAPEVKVAEAIIETLHSTNQNVLIQSFVKESRGRDIRALVVGDRVVAAMRRTANGDEFRSNVHRGGSVEAVALTPEFEAAAVRSAQIMGLRVAGVDMLEGADGPLVMEVNSSPGLGGIEAATQLDVAGAIVDYIANQVAFPEIDVRQRLSVSTGYGVAELLVHNNGDFVGQTLGESGLWERDITVLTVHRGASVIPNPRKGVVLEAGDRLLCFGKLEEMRSMIPERRRRRAKVRKLPPEALPAE; encoded by the coding sequence ATGAAACTCGCGATCCTGTCGCGCGCGCCGCGCTCCTACTCGACCGCACGACTGCGTGCCGCTGCGGAACAACGCGGTCACGTCGTGCGGGTCCTCAATACGTTGCGGTTCGCCATCGACCTCTCCGGCCCCGATCCCGACCTGCAATACCGCGGCAAGCCGCTCAGCGATTACGACGCGATCCTCCCCCGCATCGGCAACTCGATCACCTACTTCGGTACCGCGGTGGTGCGCCAGTTCGAGCAGATGGACGTGTACACGCCGAACACCGCGAACGGCATCTCGAACGCGCGAGACAAGCTCCGGGCTACCCAGATCCTGTCGCGGCACAACATCGCGATGCCCGCGACAGCGTTCGTGCGCAATCGCGCCGACGTGAGACCTGCCATCGAGCAGGTCGGCGGTGCCCCCGTCGTCATCAAGCTCCTCGAGGGAACCCAGGGTATCGGCGTGATTCTCGCGCCCGAGGTGAAGGTCGCCGAAGCGATCATCGAGACCCTTCATTCGACGAACCAGAACGTGCTCATCCAGAGTTTCGTGAAGGAGAGCCGGGGCCGCGACATCCGAGCCCTCGTGGTGGGAGATCGAGTTGTCGCCGCCATGCGCCGCACAGCCAACGGCGACGAGTTCCGCTCCAACGTTCACCGTGGCGGTTCGGTCGAAGCCGTCGCACTGACTCCCGAGTTCGAGGCGGCGGCGGTGCGCTCCGCCCAGATCATGGGTTTGCGTGTTGCCGGCGTCGACATGCTCGAAGGCGCCGACGGACCTCTCGTCATGGAGGTGAACTCCTCGCCCGGCCTCGGCGGCATCGAGGCCGCGACACAACTGGATGTCGCGGGGGCGATCGTCGACTACATCGCGAACCAGGTGGCGTTCCCCGAAATCGACGTGCGCCAACGCTTGAGTGTGTCCACCGGCTACGGGGTGGCAGAACTCCTCGTCCACAACAACGGCGACTTCGTCGGGCAGACCCTCGGCGAATCGGGCCTGTGGGAGCGCGACATCACGGTGCTCACCGTGCACCGCGGGGCATCCGTCATCCCGAACCCGCGTAAGGGTGTTGTGCTCGAGGCGGGAGACCGCCTGCTGTGCTTCGGCAAGCTCGAGGAGATGCGCTCCATGATCCCGGAACGTCGTCGCCGTCGCGCGAAGGTGCGCAAGCTGCCACCCGAGGCGCTCCCCGCGGAGTGA
- a CDS encoding EamA family transporter: MITVLVGLGSALVYGAADFFGGLAARRMSTIFATAVAALAGLGAAAVIGLPLVGGAWSTEAVLLGMLSGVLGAIALALLYACLAIGPMSILSPLTAVVSAIVPLTVGLVGGDRLGLLGYIALSLALVAVVLVGFTPSGNGELVRGAVRPSLRGVLMAIGSGAAIGAFLVVIDQTPDDSGIVPLVLNRATSSTILFAAVAILVLTASRRGTGRVLNATRAGVLLAVTCGVLDALANAGLLLGVRLGELSVIAVLTALYPAGTIILAAVVLKERIAVLQYVGLALAILAGAMLALG; encoded by the coding sequence ATGATCACGGTTCTCGTCGGACTCGGGTCCGCTCTCGTTTACGGGGCCGCCGATTTTTTCGGTGGGCTCGCTGCGCGACGGATGAGCACGATCTTCGCCACCGCGGTGGCAGCGCTCGCCGGCCTCGGTGCCGCCGCCGTCATCGGCCTGCCCCTCGTCGGCGGAGCGTGGTCGACCGAAGCTGTGCTGCTCGGCATGCTCTCCGGCGTGCTCGGGGCCATCGCCCTCGCCCTGTTGTACGCGTGCCTCGCGATCGGGCCGATGAGCATCCTCTCCCCGCTGACCGCTGTGGTGAGCGCCATCGTCCCTCTCACCGTCGGCCTCGTCGGCGGGGACCGGCTCGGGCTTCTCGGGTACATCGCGCTGAGCCTGGCGCTCGTGGCCGTGGTACTCGTCGGCTTCACACCATCAGGCAACGGTGAACTCGTGCGTGGAGCAGTGCGCCCTTCGCTTCGCGGGGTGCTCATGGCGATCGGGTCGGGTGCGGCGATCGGCGCGTTCCTCGTCGTGATCGATCAGACCCCGGATGACTCGGGCATAGTGCCGCTCGTGCTCAATCGCGCGACGAGCTCCACGATCCTCTTCGCCGCTGTCGCCATTCTCGTGCTGACGGCATCTCGACGGGGCACCGGACGGGTGCTGAACGCCACGCGCGCCGGCGTGCTCCTCGCGGTCACGTGCGGGGTACTCGATGCCCTGGCGAACGCGGGCCTCCTGCTCGGCGTCCGCCTCGGGGAGCTCTCGGTGATCGCGGTGCTCACCGCTCTGTATCCGGCTGGCACGATCATCCTGGCGGCGGTTGTGCTGAAGGAGCGCATTGCGGTCCTCCAGTATGTGGGGTTGGCGTTGGCGATCCTCGCGGGGGCGATGCTCGCGCTCGGATAG